In Synechococcus sp. CB0101, a genomic segment contains:
- a CDS encoding polyphosphate kinase 2 family protein, whose protein sequence is MADSRHRLSRQFRVSNGDGFELKHVDPGSTDHAEPGGKQVAAAALAQGVERMAELQDKLYAQDRWALLLIFQAMDAAGKDGTIKHVMSGVNPQGCQVSSFKAPSAIDLDHDYLWRANQCLPERGRIGIFNRSYYEETLVVRVHPEMLARQTIPPELVGEDIWQQRYRDIRHYEDYLGRNGVVVRKFFLHVSKKEQKRRFLERLDNPEKNWKFSAADIRERAHWEAYMDSYEQMIRHTSTERAPWYVVPADHKWFTRLVVADAVIDALESLNLAYPTVSEEARRALAEAHQQLLEE, encoded by the coding sequence ATGGCCGATTCCCGTCATCGCTTAAGCCGTCAGTTCCGCGTCAGCAACGGCGACGGCTTTGAGCTCAAGCACGTCGATCCCGGCAGCACCGACCACGCTGAGCCCGGGGGGAAGCAGGTGGCTGCAGCGGCCTTGGCGCAGGGGGTGGAGCGCATGGCTGAGCTGCAGGACAAGCTCTACGCCCAGGACCGCTGGGCGTTGCTGCTGATCTTTCAGGCCATGGATGCCGCCGGCAAGGACGGCACCATCAAGCATGTGATGAGTGGGGTGAATCCCCAGGGCTGCCAGGTGAGTTCGTTCAAAGCGCCTTCAGCCATCGACCTCGATCACGATTACCTCTGGAGGGCCAATCAGTGCCTTCCTGAGCGCGGCCGCATCGGCATTTTTAACCGCAGCTACTACGAGGAAACCCTCGTGGTGCGCGTTCACCCCGAGATGCTGGCCCGGCAAACCATTCCACCCGAGCTGGTGGGTGAAGACATCTGGCAGCAGCGCTACCGCGATATTCGCCATTACGAAGATTACCTAGGCCGCAATGGCGTGGTGGTGCGGAAGTTTTTCCTGCATGTGTCGAAGAAGGAGCAGAAACGGCGCTTCCTCGAACGGCTCGATAATCCAGAGAAAAACTGGAAATTCTCGGCGGCCGATATCCGGGAGCGTGCCCACTGGGAGGCCTACATGGACAGCTATGAACAGATGATCCGCCATACCTCAACCGAGCGCGCCCCTTGGTATGTAGTACCCGCCGATCACAAGTGGTTCACGCGTTTAGTGGTGGCCGATGCTGTGATCGATGCCCTTGAATCCCTCAACCTTGCCTACCCAACGGTGAGTGAGGAAGCACGGCGTGCCCTCGCCGAGGCCCATCAGCAATTGCTGGAGGAGTGA
- a CDS encoding chlorophyll a/b-binding protein, whose amino-acid sequence MAKPDYLYEPHEAFGEGLTTRRPWNTTALAGVERLNGRVAMLGFAAAVVGEWITGHGPAGQVLDLLRWYLS is encoded by the coding sequence GTGGCCAAGCCCGACTATCTCTACGAACCACACGAAGCGTTTGGCGAGGGGTTGACCACCCGCCGGCCCTGGAACACCACAGCCTTGGCTGGAGTCGAGCGCTTGAACGGTCGCGTCGCGATGCTCGGGTTTGCGGCAGCCGTGGTGGGTGAGTGGATCACGGGCCATGGCCCAGCGGGGCAAGTGTTGGATCTGCTGCGCTGGTACCTCTCCTAA
- a CDS encoding nuclear transport factor 2 family protein, whose translation MSSLDIVDISQLRALFTKPYGAPAPTEQQWRQAYSDDVVFEDPTQKQKGLNAYLAAQEGLLRRCDDVVLRPGAIAMDGNTAFVEWEMGLKIKGIEFIYPGTTRVLFNDAGLIVDHRDYFDFVGPTFAPVPVIGGFVRWLYKRFVD comes from the coding sequence ATGTCGTCGCTCGACATCGTGGACATCTCCCAGCTGCGCGCCCTGTTCACCAAGCCCTATGGAGCGCCCGCGCCCACGGAACAGCAATGGCGCCAGGCCTACAGCGACGACGTGGTGTTCGAAGATCCCACTCAGAAACAGAAGGGACTGAACGCCTACCTGGCCGCCCAGGAGGGCTTGCTACGCCGCTGCGATGACGTGGTTCTCAGGCCCGGGGCGATCGCGATGGACGGCAACACCGCCTTTGTGGAGTGGGAGATGGGCCTCAAGATCAAAGGCATCGAATTCATCTACCCCGGCACCACACGCGTGCTGTTCAACGACGCTGGGCTGATCGTGGATCACCGCGACTATTTCGATTTCGTGGGTCCCACGTTTGCGCCCGTGCCGGTGATCGGTGGCTTCGTGCGCTGGCTGTACAAGCGCTTTGTGGACTGA
- a CDS encoding DUF1345 domain-containing protein, with protein sequence MAGLLARFHPAEALTLAILVTMLLDLLRMVQASLRLDAVRTRQIFSTWQPNGKRLLGRTVLLAFLSVLVLSFCVHDVKAVQGILPAPLRISLFFAALFTTWLELHLSFAVYYAKVYFSRNPEPAADGDQAQVFIFPGTDEPLFTDFLYVAYSVALTFAMSDVDLEDGLARRIVLLQAIVSFLFYSTIFSMVTNLMVS encoded by the coding sequence GTGGCAGGGTTGCTGGCCCGGTTCCATCCGGCAGAGGCCCTCACCCTGGCCATCCTGGTCACCATGTTGTTGGATCTGTTGCGCATGGTGCAAGCATCACTGCGCTTGGATGCTGTGCGCACGCGTCAGATTTTCTCCACCTGGCAACCGAATGGCAAGCGTTTGCTGGGCCGCACGGTTTTGCTGGCCTTTTTGAGTGTGTTGGTGCTCAGCTTCTGTGTGCATGATGTGAAAGCAGTGCAGGGGATTTTGCCCGCGCCTCTGCGGATCAGTTTATTTTTTGCGGCACTCTTTACCACTTGGCTGGAGCTGCACCTGAGTTTCGCTGTTTACTACGCGAAGGTGTATTTCTCGAGGAACCCGGAGCCCGCAGCCGATGGTGATCAGGCGCAGGTTTTTATCTTCCCTGGTACCGATGAGCCTTTGTTTACGGACTTTCTGTATGTGGCCTATTCGGTGGCGCTTACATTTGCGATGAGTGATGTGGATCTCGAGGATGGCCTTGCTCGCCGCATTGTGCTGCTTCAGGCCATCGTGAGTTTTCTGTTTTATTCCACGATCTTCAGCATGGTCACCAATTTGATGGTGAGCTAA
- a CDS encoding DUF4912 domain-containing protein encodes MKKLVPSALRSSAAKSGAAGSVPRSPSSPAAASSMAAPVTTHVVFLPRDPQWAYCFWAISDTDREKARQAGATSLCLRVADVTGLAGDQSHPHALQELVVDNHASEWFLPVPVDGRDYRVELGYRLRNGGWYSLAFSAVAQVPALEPSQRVADAFVPFSLDQPQQFSMPEAGSGGGVQHEQVYQIATAAGLRSRRVGSEVLHELEAGQQGLLNDSGAGVWASGRSESGSGLVRQRSFWLVADAELIVYGATDPSASLFIGDQQVALSADGTFRVHVPFRDGQQLYPIRAVAADGEQERSIRLEFERRTPEARVNTREDAVAEWF; translated from the coding sequence CTGAAGAAGTTGGTCCCCTCCGCCCTGCGTTCCAGTGCGGCCAAGAGTGGCGCCGCTGGCTCGGTACCCCGCTCACCGTCTTCTCCCGCAGCAGCCTCGTCCATGGCTGCTCCAGTCACCACCCATGTGGTGTTTCTGCCCCGGGATCCCCAATGGGCCTATTGCTTCTGGGCGATCAGTGACACCGACCGCGAGAAGGCGCGTCAAGCCGGTGCCACCAGCTTGTGCTTACGGGTTGCCGACGTGACGGGTCTGGCCGGTGATCAGTCACACCCGCATGCCCTTCAGGAGTTGGTGGTGGACAACCACGCCAGCGAGTGGTTCCTCCCGGTGCCCGTGGATGGGCGCGACTACCGCGTCGAGCTGGGCTATCGCCTGCGCAATGGTGGTTGGTACTCCCTGGCGTTTTCGGCCGTGGCCCAGGTGCCGGCTCTCGAGCCCAGCCAGCGCGTGGCCGATGCCTTCGTGCCCTTCAGCCTGGATCAACCTCAGCAGTTCTCCATGCCGGAGGCGGGCAGTGGTGGCGGTGTGCAGCACGAGCAGGTGTATCAGATCGCTACGGCGGCGGGTCTGCGCAGTCGCCGGGTTGGTTCAGAGGTGCTCCATGAATTGGAGGCTGGCCAGCAGGGCCTCCTCAATGATTCCGGTGCTGGTGTGTGGGCCAGCGGTCGCAGCGAATCCGGCAGCGGCCTGGTGCGTCAGCGTTCGTTTTGGTTGGTGGCCGACGCGGAACTGATTGTGTATGGCGCCACCGATCCCAGCGCGAGCCTGTTTATCGGTGATCAGCAGGTGGCGCTTTCGGCCGATGGCACCTTCCGCGTGCATGTGCCGTTCCGGGATGGCCAACAGCTCTACCCGATCCGGGCCGTCGCCGCAGATGGGGAGCAGGAGCGTTCGATTCGCCTCGAGTTCGAGCGCCGCACCCCCGAAGCGCGGGTTAATACCCGCGAAGACGCTGTTGCTGAGTGGTTCTGA
- a CDS encoding MarC family protein codes for MPQTFQHYLLGLFAVANNIPALGPFLNLQEGLPRTQARHVIRVATITSFLIMISSFLFGTAVLRFFGIGVSAFQIAGGLLLGASGLSMLHSNDPGGASEKQVDTSRINAGQMTSTAIVPISLPLTTGAGTMSTITVYADSADSFPHRMELLAAMLVMTVLIALMFSFAARLTQWLGHVGMTVLIKVMGLFTLAIGIQFIVTGCITILEHIPLQLAS; via the coding sequence ATGCCGCAGACGTTTCAGCATTATTTGCTGGGCCTTTTTGCGGTTGCGAACAACATCCCAGCCCTGGGGCCGTTTCTCAATCTCCAGGAAGGTCTGCCCCGCACTCAGGCACGCCATGTGATTCGCGTGGCCACGATCACGAGCTTTCTGATCATGATCAGCTCGTTTCTCTTCGGCACAGCTGTTCTGCGCTTTTTCGGCATTGGCGTGAGCGCCTTCCAGATTGCCGGTGGTCTTTTGCTCGGCGCCAGTGGTCTGAGCATGCTCCACTCGAATGATCCTGGTGGTGCTAGCGAGAAGCAAGTGGATACCTCTCGGATCAATGCCGGGCAAATGACATCCACGGCCATCGTTCCCATTTCGCTGCCACTCACCACGGGTGCAGGAACCATGTCAACCATCACGGTGTATGCGGATTCGGCAGACAGCTTTCCGCACCGGATGGAGCTGTTGGCGGCCATGTTGGTGATGACTGTGCTGATCGCCTTGATGTTTAGCTTTGCGGCGCGGTTGACCCAATGGCTGGGTCATGTGGGTATGACGGTGTTGATCAAGGTGATGGGCCTTTTCACCCTGGCGATTGGGATTCAGTTCATCGTGACAGGATGCATCACGATCCTTGAACATATCCCCCTGCAGCTGGCGAGCTGA
- the rpaB gene encoding response regulator transcription factor RpaB: MTQTSETSRPEGLKILVADDEANIRRILETRLTMQGHEVLMASNGAEALELFRGSEPDLVVLDVMMPELDGFAVVERIRAQSEVPIILLTALGDVADRITGLQLGADDYMVKPFSPKELEARIRCVMRRANTSQAGGGSGGGAAANVVVVGDLSVDFNRRQAFRAEERIRLTGMEFNLLELLISRSGEPISRLDMLEKVWGYKPERSSDSRVVDVHISRLRAKLEHDPENPELILTARGMGYMFQRIAQAVKVA, encoded by the coding sequence ATGACTCAAACCAGTGAGACAAGCCGTCCTGAGGGCCTGAAGATCCTGGTGGCAGACGATGAGGCCAACATCCGCCGCATCCTCGAGACTCGCCTGACCATGCAGGGCCACGAGGTGCTGATGGCCAGCAATGGCGCCGAAGCCCTCGAACTCTTTCGCGGCTCTGAGCCCGACCTGGTGGTGCTCGACGTGATGATGCCGGAGCTTGACGGCTTCGCCGTGGTGGAGCGGATTCGGGCCCAATCGGAAGTGCCGATCATCCTGCTCACCGCCTTAGGCGATGTGGCCGATCGAATCACCGGGCTGCAGCTGGGCGCCGACGATTACATGGTGAAGCCCTTCAGCCCGAAGGAACTCGAGGCGCGCATTCGCTGTGTGATGCGCCGCGCCAACACCAGCCAAGCCGGCGGTGGCAGCGGCGGTGGTGCTGCCGCCAACGTGGTGGTGGTGGGTGATCTGAGCGTGGATTTCAACCGCCGCCAGGCCTTCCGCGCCGAGGAGCGGATTCGCCTCACCGGCATGGAATTCAACCTGCTGGAGCTGTTGATCAGCCGCTCGGGTGAACCGATCAGCCGTCTCGACATGCTCGAGAAGGTGTGGGGCTACAAGCCAGAGCGCTCCTCCGACAGCCGCGTGGTGGATGTGCACATCTCAAGGCTGCGGGCCAAGCTCGAGCACGACCCGGAAAACCCTGAGCTGATCCTCACCGCACGGGGCATGGGCTACATGTTCCAGCGCATTGCCCAGGCGGTGAAGGTGGCGTAG
- a CDS encoding L,D-transpeptidase produces MLLAATTLELGMASPPAALQPMPLLTLERTSRRLPRTGDPIWDLRLDIPGEPVRHFDAVSGRADRQGANRDQMGSEAPLPIGRYRLGAIEPLGHRDPKELGPIWIGIEPEFSTGRRVLGIHLDPSAGRNWNSGTAGCIGLIRSNDMHALADLVRRSGANTLVVAQ; encoded by the coding sequence ATGCTGCTTGCAGCCACAACGCTGGAGTTGGGCATGGCCTCCCCGCCGGCAGCGCTGCAGCCGATGCCGCTGCTCACCCTGGAGCGCACCTCACGGCGGCTACCGCGCACCGGAGATCCGATCTGGGATCTCCGGCTCGACATTCCCGGTGAGCCCGTGCGCCATTTCGACGCCGTGAGCGGCCGAGCCGATCGTCAGGGCGCCAACCGCGATCAAATGGGTAGCGAAGCGCCCCTCCCGATAGGCCGCTATCGGCTGGGCGCGATCGAACCACTGGGGCACCGCGATCCCAAGGAGCTGGGCCCGATCTGGATTGGCATCGAACCCGAATTCAGCACCGGCCGGCGCGTGCTTGGGATCCATCTCGATCCCAGCGCCGGCCGCAACTGGAACAGCGGCACCGCCGGATGCATCGGCCTGATCCGCTCCAACGACATGCATGCCCTGGCCGATCTGGTGCGCCGCAGCGGAGCAAACACCCTGGTTGTGGCGCAGTAG
- a CDS encoding heavy metal translocating P-type ATPase, whose translation MLAEPPRLPQLTLVPVARQASSAGYSVEEVLHHSSRRVRFRVGGATSSWPQLEQALNQAAEVKHVRLNSLAGCCVVEFDRDAAVDPLQWLQQLPGALPSLQRSAESPTATKNATKAQNPEGEDDESFVPSRIILPVSSLALALLAGPLALPPIAVAGFILVSAHLSFKRAWQGLKEERKINVDFLDALAVTLHSLEGFLVGPAMMITMIEGGEAVRDATQRIAHSANTDLLASLQTDVRLLVDGAEVIVPSTSLQAGDRIALFPGDQIPVDGRIESGEGSLDVVKLTGESVPRHAGPGDEVLAGFLLLEGNLIVETQAVGEATRVGQITAMIESAPVYDTRVGNVAGKVANRFVLPTLALAGLSLLLSGGNIAQAASLLMFDLGTGLRVSVPTAIMAALTRAGSQGLLIRSGRSLEQLVDIDVVVFDKTGTLTQGHPSLVHVEVVEGAHSIKKLVQLAASAEQGLNHPVAEAIVKHAEELGVSAQECEAWDYRIGRGVAATIAGHQVLVGNAKLLREENLEPATPSVDPELETATPVYLSVDGKVVAVIYAADALRPDSQAMVAELHRRGIQAHMLTGDVSSVAHAVAKRLGLRPEEVHADALPDEKARLVQQLSQEGHKVAFVGDGINDSAALAYADVSISFASGSDLARETADIVLTNDKVSDLIVAQDLARETFALVKQNIGIVGVPNLSALLLGTFLPVSPIAAVVLNNGSALVAAANAMRVLGFKGKQLAPAAPPAPTTTATAPPPKRKSPLLWSSTPKR comes from the coding sequence GTGCTCGCTGAACCCCCGCGTCTGCCCCAGCTCACCTTGGTGCCCGTGGCACGCCAAGCCAGTTCAGCCGGCTACAGCGTGGAAGAGGTGCTCCACCACAGCTCGAGACGAGTGCGCTTCCGAGTGGGCGGCGCCACCAGCAGCTGGCCCCAGCTCGAACAGGCCCTAAACCAGGCCGCCGAGGTGAAGCACGTGCGCCTCAACAGCCTGGCTGGCTGCTGCGTTGTGGAATTTGATCGCGACGCAGCTGTCGATCCTCTCCAGTGGCTTCAACAACTTCCTGGAGCGCTTCCGAGCCTGCAGCGCTCAGCTGAATCGCCAACGGCGACGAAGAACGCCACCAAAGCCCAAAACCCCGAGGGCGAAGACGACGAGAGCTTTGTGCCCAGCCGGATCATCCTGCCGGTGAGCTCCCTGGCGCTGGCTCTGCTGGCTGGTCCCCTGGCCCTACCGCCCATCGCGGTTGCAGGGTTCATTTTGGTGTCGGCCCATCTGAGCTTCAAGCGCGCCTGGCAGGGGCTGAAGGAAGAGCGCAAGATCAACGTCGACTTCCTCGACGCCCTGGCCGTGACCCTTCACAGCCTGGAGGGCTTCCTGGTGGGCCCGGCGATGATGATCACCATGATTGAGGGCGGCGAAGCGGTGCGCGACGCCACCCAACGCATCGCCCATTCCGCCAACACCGATCTGTTGGCCAGCCTGCAGACCGATGTGCGCCTACTCGTGGACGGCGCCGAAGTGATCGTGCCGAGCACCAGCCTGCAGGCCGGCGATCGCATCGCTCTCTTCCCTGGCGATCAAATCCCAGTGGATGGCCGCATTGAAAGCGGTGAAGGCTCCCTCGATGTGGTGAAGCTCACCGGCGAATCGGTGCCCCGCCATGCCGGCCCCGGCGATGAAGTGTTGGCTGGCTTCCTGCTGCTGGAGGGCAACCTCATCGTGGAAACCCAGGCCGTGGGTGAAGCCACCCGGGTGGGCCAGATCACCGCGATGATCGAATCGGCGCCGGTGTACGACACCCGCGTCGGCAACGTGGCCGGCAAGGTGGCCAACCGGTTTGTATTGCCCACCCTCGCCCTGGCCGGTCTCTCACTGCTGCTGAGCGGCGGCAACATCGCCCAGGCGGCGTCGCTGCTGATGTTCGACCTTGGCACCGGTCTGCGCGTGTCGGTGCCGACGGCGATCATGGCCGCTCTCACCCGCGCCGGCAGCCAGGGCCTGCTGATCCGCAGCGGCCGCTCACTGGAGCAGCTCGTGGATATCGATGTAGTGGTGTTCGACAAGACCGGCACCCTTACCCAGGGCCATCCCTCGTTGGTGCATGTGGAAGTGGTGGAGGGCGCCCACTCGATCAAGAAGTTGGTGCAGCTGGCCGCCTCAGCGGAGCAGGGCTTGAACCACCCCGTGGCCGAGGCGATCGTGAAGCACGCCGAGGAACTCGGTGTGAGCGCCCAAGAGTGCGAGGCATGGGATTACCGCATCGGCCGCGGCGTCGCCGCGACCATTGCCGGTCACCAGGTGCTGGTGGGCAACGCCAAGCTGCTGCGTGAGGAAAACCTGGAGCCGGCCACGCCCAGCGTCGATCCTGAGCTGGAAACCGCCACGCCTGTTTACCTGTCCGTGGACGGCAAGGTGGTGGCGGTGATCTACGCCGCCGATGCCCTACGCCCCGATAGCCAGGCGATGGTGGCGGAACTGCACCGCCGCGGCATCCAGGCCCACATGCTCACCGGTGATGTGAGCAGCGTGGCCCATGCCGTGGCCAAGCGCCTGGGGCTGCGCCCCGAAGAGGTGCACGCCGATGCCCTGCCCGATGAGAAGGCCCGGCTGGTGCAGCAGCTCAGCCAGGAGGGCCACAAAGTGGCCTTCGTGGGCGATGGCATCAACGACTCGGCGGCTCTGGCCTACGCCGATGTGTCGATTTCGTTTGCCTCCGGCAGCGACCTCGCCCGCGAAACCGCCGACATCGTGCTCACGAACGACAAGGTGTCGGATCTGATCGTGGCTCAGGACCTGGCCCGCGAAACCTTCGCTCTGGTGAAGCAAAACATCGGCATCGTGGGTGTGCCGAACCTGTCGGCCCTGCTGCTCGGCACTTTCCTGCCCGTGAGCCCGATCGCTGCCGTGGTGCTGAACAACGGCTCAGCGCTTGTGGCCGCCGCTAACGCCATGCGCGTGCTCGGCTTCAAAGGCAAGCAACTCGCCCCCGCAGCCCCCCCTGCACCGACAACAACGGCAACAGCCCCCCCGCCAAAACGGAAGAGCCCGCTGTTGTGGAGCAGCACCCCAAAGCGATGA
- a CDS encoding chlorophyll a/b-binding protein, with product MTNSPANEKWYWDRATQQIHMEQLKRVELFNGRAAMLGIVIGILTEALTGAGIAHQIGLGPLVDGYAACRTQFLPFCF from the coding sequence ATGACCAATAGCCCCGCCAACGAGAAGTGGTACTGGGATCGCGCCACCCAGCAGATCCATATGGAACAGCTGAAGCGCGTTGAACTGTTCAACGGCCGCGCTGCCATGCTCGGCATCGTGATCGGCATCCTCACCGAGGCGCTGACAGGCGCGGGTATCGCCCACCAAATCGGTCTCGGTCCCCTGGTGGACGGCTATGCCGCCTGCCGGACCCAGTTCCTACCCTTCTGCTTCTGA
- a CDS encoding DUF1345 domain-containing protein encodes MALLVGTVVSVALSKALRLQEAFPVGFLAAIVFDQTRFFLEAFRINAEQTREIFGRWLPSRALLLERTVIFTFISVGLLSLCVRDVHNPTSTLPQDWRTFIYFAALFAVWLQMHNGFSIYYAKKYFKLNPAPAADGPDPQGFVFAGSDEPEFTDFLYVSYAVGLTYAMSDTNLEDSSTRRVVLFHSVVSFLFYSTVISAVINLFTSG; translated from the coding sequence ATGGCGCTGTTGGTCGGCACCGTGGTGAGTGTTGCGCTCTCCAAGGCGCTGCGGCTTCAAGAAGCGTTTCCAGTTGGATTCCTGGCCGCCATTGTGTTCGATCAAACGCGCTTTTTTCTGGAAGCGTTTCGGATTAACGCCGAGCAGACCCGTGAGATTTTTGGGCGTTGGCTGCCCAGCCGTGCGCTGTTGTTGGAGCGCACGGTGATTTTCACCTTCATCAGCGTTGGTTTGCTGAGCCTGTGTGTGCGTGATGTGCATAATCCCACTTCAACGCTCCCCCAGGACTGGCGCACGTTTATTTATTTCGCGGCACTGTTTGCTGTGTGGCTGCAGATGCACAATGGTTTTAGCATCTATTACGCCAAGAAATATTTCAAGCTCAACCCGGCTCCTGCTGCGGATGGTCCCGACCCCCAGGGCTTCGTCTTTGCGGGCTCGGATGAGCCGGAGTTCACCGACTTCCTTTATGTCTCCTATGCCGTGGGGCTCACCTACGCCATGAGTGATACCAACCTGGAAGACAGCTCGACCCGGCGAGTCGTGCTCTTTCACTCGGTGGTGAGCTTTCTCTTCTATTCCACGGTGATTTCAGCGGTGATCAATCTGTTCACCTCGGGTTGA
- a CDS encoding chlorophyll a/b-binding protein has product MSDSNARFGFVGFAETWNGRLAMLGFVIGLGTELLTGQGILSQIGLG; this is encoded by the coding sequence ATGTCCGACTCCAATGCTCGCTTCGGTTTCGTCGGCTTTGCCGAAACCTGGAACGGCCGTCTCGCCATGCTCGGCTTCGTGATCGGCCTCGGCACCGAGCTGCTCACCGGCCAGGGCATCCTTTCCCAGATCGGCCTGGGCTGA
- a CDS encoding DUF4434 domain-containing protein, with translation MHRRLGQQVLTIVAVLLASGTRVGAETLFYQPLNRDQGLSVEEWSQIWQRSRSQGYESLIVQWSAFGDERFEQNDWLLNALTEAHQQGLKLVIGLAADPTYFQTVLQPGWKDRLSSYWAALQRQSLNQQQRLMPLLEQRQLPVAGWYLPAELSDRLFNDPGRRDNTRKQLLELAERLNRPLHISAYSHGQLSPRANATWLSSLQQAGLQVWWQDGEGIAELPPPIRTAYRDALPCPIGIVREAFRQTSAPGAPFSAVPASPQPAVPCHPNAVFELRYLPWAAPLSQPP, from the coding sequence ATGCACCGCAGACTCGGGCAGCAGGTCCTGACGATCGTTGCCGTGCTCCTGGCCAGCGGCACCAGGGTTGGCGCTGAAACACTCTTCTATCAGCCCCTCAACCGTGATCAGGGGCTGAGCGTTGAGGAGTGGAGCCAGATCTGGCAGCGCAGCCGCAGCCAGGGCTACGAAAGTTTGATCGTGCAATGGAGTGCCTTTGGTGATGAGCGCTTCGAGCAAAACGATTGGCTGCTCAACGCTCTAACCGAAGCCCATCAGCAAGGTTTAAAGCTGGTGATCGGGCTGGCCGCGGATCCGACTTACTTCCAAACGGTGCTGCAGCCAGGCTGGAAGGATCGCCTCAGCAGCTACTGGGCCGCGTTACAGCGTCAATCACTGAACCAACAGCAGCGCCTGATGCCGTTGCTGGAGCAGCGCCAGCTACCGGTGGCTGGCTGGTATCTACCCGCTGAACTCTCCGACCGACTCTTCAACGACCCAGGGAGACGAGACAACACTCGGAAGCAACTGCTGGAGTTGGCGGAACGGCTGAATCGCCCCCTTCACATCAGCGCGTATAGCCATGGACAGCTATCTCCCCGGGCAAACGCCACCTGGCTGAGCAGCCTCCAACAAGCGGGCCTGCAGGTGTGGTGGCAAGACGGTGAAGGCATCGCTGAATTGCCCCCCCCGATCCGGACCGCATACAGAGATGCCCTTCCCTGCCCCATCGGGATCGTTCGCGAAGCGTTTCGACAAACCTCCGCCCCCGGCGCTCCCTTCAGCGCCGTACCCGCCTCGCCTCAGCCAGCAGTCCCCTGCCACCCGAATGCGGTGTTCGAACTCCGCTACCTGCCGTGGGCCGCTCCACTGAGCCAACCCCCTTGA
- a CDS encoding carbonic anhydrase, which yields MTQNSTPTPAQVIRELQEGHQRFQQAESIHPHATEARLHELEQGQAPHAAVLTCSDSRVAVELIFDSGFGDLFVIRNAGNSSTPGTLASVEYAVEALQVPVVLVMSHVGCGAVGAACTPEHLLTPTLMDHVGHIRNGLKGAGLTFEPASDLVHAYALHAEVTARELINSSVLLRERIKGGQLEVHAACFELHNLGINWLGVQHGA from the coding sequence GTGACCCAGAACTCCACCCCCACACCAGCCCAGGTCATCCGTGAACTGCAGGAGGGGCACCAACGCTTTCAACAGGCGGAGTCAATCCACCCGCACGCCACGGAAGCCCGCCTGCATGAGCTGGAACAAGGTCAGGCGCCCCATGCCGCGGTGCTCACCTGCTCGGATTCACGCGTGGCCGTGGAGCTGATCTTCGACAGCGGATTCGGTGATCTGTTTGTGATCCGCAATGCCGGCAATTCCTCCACCCCGGGAACGTTGGCGTCGGTGGAATACGCGGTGGAGGCCCTTCAGGTGCCGGTGGTGCTGGTGATGAGTCACGTCGGCTGTGGCGCTGTCGGCGCCGCCTGCACACCGGAGCATCTGCTCACCCCAACCCTCATGGACCACGTGGGCCACATCCGCAATGGCCTCAAAGGAGCCGGGCTGACCTTTGAACCGGCCTCCGATCTCGTCCATGCCTACGCGCTACACGCTGAGGTCACCGCACGCGAACTGATTAACAGCAGTGTTCTGCTGCGCGAGCGCATCAAGGGCGGCCAACTGGAGGTTCACGCCGCCTGCTTTGAGCTGCACAACCTGGGGATCAACTGGCTGGGGGTGCAACACGGGGCTTGA
- a CDS encoding DUF4278 domain-containing protein, with protein MTLTYRGQKYEQNKQAAPQQHTALQYRGVRYQK; from the coding sequence ATGACTCTCACCTACCGCGGCCAGAAGTACGAGCAGAACAAGCAGGCTGCTCCCCAGCAGCACACTGCTCTGCAGTACCGCGGCGTTCGCTACCAAAAGTGA